Proteins from one Fusobacterium periodonticum 1_1_41FAA genomic window:
- a CDS encoding DUF445 domain-containing protein, with amino-acid sequence MKLVIMVIISAAIGWITNWVAIKMLFRPHNEINLGLFKIQGLIPKRRAEIGIGIADVIQNELISIKDVIANIDREEFSKRLNDLIDDVLEKNLKTKVKEKFPVMQIFFSDKIAKDVSNTIKGIVMENQEKIFEIFSNYAEENIDFSTIITDKISNFSLDKLEEIINGLAKKELKHIEVIGAILGAFIGLVQYFITLFVK; translated from the coding sequence ATGAAATTAGTAATAATGGTAATAATATCAGCTGCTATAGGTTGGATAACAAACTGGGTAGCTATAAAAATGCTTTTTAGACCACATAACGAAATAAATTTAGGTTTATTCAAAATACAAGGATTAATTCCTAAAAGAAGAGCTGAAATAGGAATTGGTATTGCAGATGTAATTCAAAATGAATTAATTTCTATAAAGGATGTAATTGCAAATATAGACAGGGAAGAATTTTCTAAAAGACTTAATGATTTAATTGATGATGTTTTAGAAAAAAACTTAAAAACTAAAGTAAAAGAAAAATTTCCAGTTATGCAAATATTCTTTTCAGATAAGATAGCTAAAGATGTAAGTAATACTATAAAAGGTATAGTGATGGAAAATCAAGAAAAAATATTTGAAATATTTTCAAATTATGCTGAAGAAAATATAGATTTTTCTACAATAATTACAGATAAAATTTCTAATTTTTCTCTGGATAAGTTAGAAGAAATTATAAATGGTTTAGCAAAAAAAGAATTAAAACATATTGAAGTTATAGGAGCTATATTAGGTGCTTTTATAGGATTAGTACAATATTTTATTACTTTATTTGTAAAGTAA
- the asrA gene encoding anaerobic sulfite reductase subunit AsrA encodes MKLRLSVEEFDKGLEELSKKYLILAPRTFEKRGTYSDTDVVRYAKVSSFSEMNWEDKSHFPAKEALLPVNEVLFYFTEDEYKVAAEDTRERLVFLRACDMNAVKRIDQIYLGNGASNDFFYTRTRKRTKFVVVGCTKSFRNCFCVSMGTNKADNYDAAMNIRGNEIQLELRDDDLKVFSGREVDFDIDYVSKNDFEVELPDKVDFMYMQNHKMWDEYDTRCIACGRCNYSCPTCTCFSMQDIHYKENKNMGERRRVWASCQVDGYTNIAGGHSFRVKHGQRMRFKTLHKIHDYRKRFGENMCVGCGRCDDMCPQYISISEAYEKVARAMKEKDNEELISEVYEKVVKAMKEKREE; translated from the coding sequence ATGAAACTTAGATTAAGTGTTGAAGAGTTTGACAAAGGACTAGAAGAATTATCAAAAAAATATTTGATACTAGCCCCAAGAACTTTTGAAAAGAGGGGAACATATTCTGACACAGATGTTGTTAGATATGCAAAGGTAAGTAGTTTTTCTGAAATGAATTGGGAAGATAAATCTCATTTCCCAGCAAAAGAAGCACTATTACCAGTTAATGAAGTACTATTTTATTTTACAGAAGATGAATACAAAGTGGCTGCTGAAGATACAAGAGAAAGATTAGTATTCTTAAGAGCTTGTGATATGAATGCTGTAAAAAGAATAGACCAAATATACTTAGGAAATGGAGCTAGTAACGATTTCTTTTACACTAGAACTAGAAAAAGAACTAAGTTTGTTGTTGTAGGTTGTACAAAAAGTTTTAGAAACTGTTTCTGTGTTAGCATGGGAACAAACAAGGCAGATAACTATGATGCTGCTATGAACATAAGAGGAAATGAAATTCAATTAGAACTTAGAGATGACGATTTAAAAGTTTTCTCAGGAAGAGAAGTTGATTTTGACATAGACTATGTTAGTAAAAATGATTTTGAAGTTGAGTTACCAGATAAGGTAGACTTTATGTATATGCAAAATCATAAAATGTGGGACGAGTATGACACTAGATGTATAGCTTGTGGAAGATGTAACTATAGTTGTCCTACTTGTACTTGTTTCTCAATGCAAGATATCCACTATAAAGAAAATAAGAATATGGGAGAAAGAAGAAGAGTTTGGGCTTCTTGCCAAGTAGATGGATATACAAATATAGCTGGAGGGCACTCATTTAGAGTAAAACATGGTCAAAGAATGAGATTTAAAACTTTACATAAAATTCATGACTATAGAAAAAGATTTGGAGAAAATATGTGTGTAGGTTGTGGAAGATGTGATGATATGTGTCCGCAATACATTTCAATATCTGAAGCATATGAAAAAGTTGCACGTGCTATGAAAGAAAAAGATAATGAAGAATTGATATCAGAAGTTTATGAAAAAGTTGTAAAAGCAATGAAAGAAAAAAGAGAGGAGTAG
- the asrB gene encoding anaerobic sulfite reductase subunit AsrB: MCNCDNPYIPCPAEIIEITKHTDIEWTFRVKADTSKTKPGQFYEISLPKFGESPISVSGIGPNFIDFTIRAVGRVTNEIFEYKIGDKLFIRGPYGNGFDLNEYVGKDLVIVVGGSALAPVRGIIQFVYNNPEKVKSFKLIAGFKSPKDVLFAKDLEEWSQKLDVVLTVDGAEEGYKGNIGLVTKYIPELKFNDLSNVSAVVVGPPMMMKFSVAEFLKLNVAEKNIWVSYERNMHCGIGKCGHCKMDATYICLDGPVFDYEFAKNLVD, from the coding sequence ATGTGTAATTGTGATAATCCTTATATCCCTTGTCCAGCTGAAATTATTGAAATAACAAAACATACAGATATTGAATGGACATTTAGAGTAAAAGCAGATACAAGCAAAACAAAACCAGGGCAATTTTATGAAATTTCTCTACCTAAGTTTGGAGAAAGCCCTATATCAGTTTCAGGTATAGGACCAAATTTTATAGACTTTACTATAAGAGCTGTTGGAAGAGTTACAAATGAAATTTTTGAATATAAAATTGGAGATAAATTATTCATTAGAGGACCTTATGGAAATGGTTTTGATTTAAATGAATATGTAGGTAAAGATTTAGTTATTGTTGTTGGAGGAAGTGCTCTAGCACCAGTTAGAGGAATAATACAATTTGTATATAATAATCCTGAAAAAGTAAAATCTTTTAAATTAATTGCAGGTTTTAAATCTCCTAAAGATGTTTTATTTGCAAAAGACTTAGAAGAATGGAGCCAAAAACTTGATGTAGTTTTAACTGTTGATGGAGCAGAAGAAGGTTACAAAGGAAATATTGGTTTAGTTACAAAATATATTCCTGAATTAAAATTCAATGATTTATCAAATGTTTCAGCAGTTGTTGTTGGACCTCCTATGATGATGAAATTCTCAGTAGCAGAATTTCTAAAATTAAATGTTGCAGAAAAAAATATCTGGGTTTCTTATGAAAGAAATATGCACTGTGGTATAGGAAAATGTGGACACTGCAAAATGGATGCAACATATATTTGTTTAGATGGACCTGTATTTGATTACGAGTTTGCAAAAAATTTAGTAGATTAG
- the cysK gene encoding cysteine synthase A, protein MLANSVIDLIGNTPLVKINNIDTFGNEIYIKLEGSNPGRSTKDRIALKMIEEAEKEGLIDKDTVIIEATSGNTGIGLAMICAIKNYKLKIVMPNTMSVERIQLMRAYGTEVILTDGSLGMKACLDKLEELKKEEKKYFIPNQFTNPNNPKAHYENTAEEILKDMDNRVDVYICGTGTGGSFSGTAKKLKEKLPNIKTFPVEPASSPLLSKGYIGPHKIQGMGMSIGGIPVVYDGSLADGILVCDDEDAFKMMRELSFKEGILAGISSGATFKAALDYSKENANKGLRIVVLSTDSGEKYLSNAYNY, encoded by the coding sequence ATGTTAGCAAATTCTGTAATTGATTTAATTGGGAACACGCCTTTAGTTAAAATTAATAATATTGATACTTTTGGAAATGAAATTTATATAAAATTAGAGGGGTCAAATCCTGGAAGAAGTACAAAAGACAGAATTGCCTTAAAAATGATTGAAGAAGCTGAAAAAGAAGGTTTAATTGATAAAGATACAGTTATCATAGAAGCTACAAGTGGTAATACTGGAATAGGACTTGCTATGATATGTGCAATTAAAAACTATAAATTGAAAATTGTTATGCCTAATACTATGAGTGTTGAAAGAATTCAACTTATGAGAGCTTATGGAACTGAAGTTATTTTAACTGATGGTTCTTTAGGAATGAAGGCTTGCTTAGATAAATTAGAAGAACTAAAAAAAGAAGAAAAGAAATACTTTATTCCAAATCAATTTACTAATCCAAATAACCCAAAAGCTCACTATGAAAATACAGCTGAGGAAATTTTAAAAGATATGGATAATAGAGTTGATGTATATATTTGTGGAACTGGTACTGGAGGAAGTTTCTCAGGAACTGCTAAAAAATTGAAGGAAAAATTACCTAATATTAAAACTTTCCCTGTTGAACCTGCTTCATCACCTTTACTTTCAAAAGGTTATATAGGACCTCATAAAATACAAGGAATGGGAATGAGTATAGGTGGAATTCCTGTTGTATATGATGGTAGTTTAGCTGATGGTATATTAGTTTGTGATGATGAAGATGCTTTTAAAATGATGAGAGAATTAAGTTTTAAAGAAGGTATCCTTGCAGGAATTTCAAGTGGAGCTACATTTAAAGCTGCTCTTGACTACTCAAAAGAAAATGCAAATAAAGGATTAAGAATAGTTGTTCTTTCAACTGACTCAGGTGAAAAATACCTATCTAATGCATATAATTATTAA
- a CDS encoding Crp/Fnr family transcriptional regulator: MKAKNSDIEKIEVFSGISKNSIVEIKNSADVIELKKNKALYSDRQQLDYVYFLISGNVSLIKSSESGENRVVFLLNDGSMINEPLMRKNTSGIECWGFEDSKILRIGLKTFDKIMSKDYILARNCMLEMEKRIRRLYRQLKNLTSSNIEKKLAAKLYRLGTQYGLKENEIEDYTYINLNLTVTYIAKMLGYQRETVSRSLKLLAQKEIILQKDRKFYVNIEKARQFFKK; the protein is encoded by the coding sequence ATGAAAGCTAAAAATAGTGATATAGAAAAAATAGAAGTTTTTAGTGGAATATCAAAAAATTCAATTGTTGAAATTAAAAATAGTGCAGATGTAATAGAGTTAAAAAAGAATAAGGCTCTTTACTCTGACAGACAGCAACTTGACTATGTGTATTTTTTAATCTCAGGAAATGTAAGTCTTATAAAATCAAGTGAAAGTGGTGAGAATAGAGTTGTCTTTTTATTAAATGACGGATCTATGATAAATGAACCTCTTATGAGAAAAAATACTTCTGGAATTGAATGTTGGGGTTTTGAAGATTCTAAAATTCTTAGGATAGGTCTAAAAACTTTCGATAAAATTATGTCTAAGGACTATATTTTAGCTAGAAATTGTATGTTAGAAATGGAAAAAAGAATAAGAAGACTATACAGACAATTAAAAAATTTAACTTCTTCAAATATTGAAAAAAAATTAGCAGCAAAACTTTACAGACTAGGAACACAATATGGACTTAAAGAAAATGAAATTGAAGATTATACATATATTAATTTAAATTTGACAGTAACATATATTGCAAAGATGTTAGGTTATCAAAGAGAAACTGTTTCACGAAGTCTAAAATTATTAGCACAAAAGGAAATAATATTACAAAAAGATAGAAAATTCTATGTTAATATTGAAAAAGCTAGACAATTCTTTAAGAAATAA
- the aroC gene encoding chorismate synthase, whose product MNTWGTKIRLSIFGESHGEALGIVIDGLEAGTKLNLENINKFIDRRRAGKSSFTTSRKEKDEFRILSGYKDGHTTGAPLCVIFENTNTQSKDYENLKALLRPNHADYPAAIKFEGFNDIRGGGHFSGRITLALTFAGAVAMDILEEKGIKIFSHIKKVLDIKDKSFLEFKEVDIDKFKNLKESSLAFIEDDLEIKAKELLEKIKLSGNSVGGEIECACYNLPVGLGSPFFDSLESKISHLAFSVPAVKGIQFGIGFDFSNILGSEANDLYYLDNNQIKTRTNNNGGILGGLSTGMPLVFSVVIKPTPSISIKQETVNIKEMKNDILKISGRHDACIVPRVMPVIEAITALAILDEIL is encoded by the coding sequence ATGAATACTTGGGGAACTAAAATAAGGCTATCTATTTTTGGTGAATCTCATGGAGAGGCATTGGGAATAGTTATAGATGGTTTAGAAGCAGGGACAAAATTAAATTTAGAGAATATAAATAAATTTATAGATAGAAGACGAGCAGGAAAATCATCTTTTACAACTTCGAGAAAAGAAAAAGATGAATTTAGAATTTTAAGTGGCTATAAAGATGGTCATACAACAGGTGCTCCTCTTTGTGTTATATTTGAAAATACCAATACTCAATCTAAAGACTATGAGAATTTAAAAGCCTTATTAAGACCCAATCATGCTGATTATCCAGCAGCTATTAAGTTTGAAGGTTTTAATGATATTAGAGGTGGAGGACATTTTTCTGGTAGAATAACACTAGCTTTGACTTTTGCGGGTGCTGTTGCAATGGATATTTTAGAAGAAAAAGGAATTAAAATTTTCTCTCATATAAAAAAGGTTTTAGATATAAAGGATAAAAGTTTTTTAGAATTTAAAGAAGTGGATATTGATAAATTTAAAAATTTAAAAGAAAGTTCTCTAGCTTTTATAGAAGATGACTTGGAAATTAAAGCAAAAGAGTTGTTAGAGAAAATCAAATTATCAGGGAATTCAGTTGGTGGAGAAATAGAATGTGCTTGTTATAATCTACCAGTTGGCTTGGGTAGTCCATTTTTTGATAGTTTAGAAAGTAAAATATCTCATTTAGCCTTTTCTGTTCCAGCTGTAAAAGGAATACAGTTTGGTATAGGTTTTGATTTTTCTAACATTTTAGGTTCAGAAGCCAATGATTTATATTATTTAGATAATAATCAAATTAAGACTAGAACTAATAATAATGGAGGAATTTTAGGTGGACTTTCTACAGGAATGCCCCTTGTCTTTTCTGTTGTGATTAAACCAACTCCATCTATTAGTATAAAACAAGAAACAGTTAATATTAAAGAGATGAAGAATGATATTTTAAAAATAAGTGGCAGACATGATGCCTGCATAGTTCCAAGAGTAATGCCAGTGATTGAAGCAATTACAGCATTAGCAATCCTTGATGAAATATTATAA
- a CDS encoding flavodoxin — translation MKTIGIFYATLTKTTVGVVDELEFFLKHDDFKTFNIKSAVKEIENYENLIFVTPTYQVGEAHAAWMNNLKKLEEIDFTGKVVGLVGLGNQFAFGESFCGGIRHLYDVIVKKGAKVVGFTSTDGYHYEETSIIEDGKFIGLALDEENQANLTPKRIENWIAEVKKEFK, via the coding sequence ATGAAAACTATTGGAATTTTTTATGCAACTCTTACAAAAACAACTGTAGGTGTTGTTGATGAACTTGAATTTTTCTTAAAGCATGATGATTTTAAAACTTTTAATATTAAAAGTGCAGTTAAAGAAATAGAAAATTATGAAAATCTTATTTTTGTTACACCTACTTACCAAGTTGGTGAAGCTCATGCAGCTTGGATGAACAATTTAAAGAAATTAGAAGAAATTGATTTTACAGGTAAAGTTGTTGGATTAGTTGGACTTGGAAATCAATTTGCATTTGGAGAATCTTTCTGTGGTGGAATAAGACATCTATATGATGTTATTGTAAAAAAAGGAGCTAAAGTAGTTGGATTTACAAGTACTGATGGTTACCACTATGAAGAAACAAGTATTATAGAAGATGGTAAATTTATAGGACTAGCTCTTGATGAAGAAAATCAAGCTAATCTAACTCCAAAAAGAATTGAAAATTGGATAGCAGAAGTTAAAAAAGAATTTAAATAA
- a CDS encoding MalY/PatB family protein, whose protein sequence is MQKEKFLKEYLVERKGTYSLKWDALDKRFGNADLISMWVADMEIKAPKEVIEALKERCEHGVFGYSYVSDEYYNSVINWLKEKHNYEIKKEWLRFTNGVVTAIYCFVNIFTKVDDAILILTPVYYPFHNAVKDNNRKLITYDLKNTDGYFTIDYEEVEKKIVENKVKLFIQCSPHNPAGRVWKEEELAKILEICKKYNVLVISDEIHQDITMKGYKHIPSAIVANGKYADNLITVSAASKTFNLAGLIHSNIIISNDELRKKYDEEIKKINQTEINILGMLATQVAYEKGSEWLENVKEIIEDNFNYLKTELNKHIPEITITNLEGTYLVFLDLRKIIPIDKVKEFIQDKCNLAIDFGEWFGASFKGFIRINLATDPEIVKKAVESIIFEYKKLK, encoded by the coding sequence ATGCAAAAAGAAAAATTTTTAAAAGAGTATTTAGTTGAAAGAAAGGGGACTTATTCATTAAAATGGGATGCCTTAGATAAAAGATTTGGGAATGCAGATTTAATTTCTATGTGGGTTGCAGATATGGAAATAAAAGCTCCTAAAGAAGTTATTGAAGCATTAAAAGAAAGATGCGAACATGGAGTTTTTGGTTATTCTTATGTGAGTGATGAATACTATAATTCAGTTATAAATTGGTTAAAAGAAAAACATAACTATGAAATAAAAAAAGAATGGCTGAGATTTACAAATGGAGTTGTAACAGCAATATATTGTTTTGTAAATATTTTCACAAAAGTTGATGATGCAATTTTAATATTAACTCCAGTGTATTATCCATTTCATAATGCAGTAAAAGACAATAATAGAAAATTAATAACTTATGATTTAAAAAATACAGATGGTTATTTTACTATTGATTATGAAGAAGTTGAAAAGAAAATAGTTGAAAATAAGGTAAAATTATTTATACAATGTTCACCTCATAATCCAGCAGGAAGAGTATGGAAAGAAGAAGAATTAGCTAAAATTTTAGAAATTTGTAAAAAATATAATGTTCTAGTTATTTCAGATGAAATACATCAAGATATTACAATGAAAGGATATAAACATATACCCTCAGCAATAGTTGCTAATGGGAAATATGCAGATAATTTAATTACTGTATCAGCAGCTTCTAAGACATTCAACCTAGCAGGTTTGATACACTCTAATATAATCATTAGTAATGATGAATTAAGAAAAAAATATGATGAGGAAATTAAGAAAATAAATCAAACAGAAATTAATATTTTAGGAATGTTAGCAACTCAGGTTGCCTATGAAAAAGGTAGTGAATGGTTAGAAAATGTTAAAGAAATAATTGAAGATAACTTTAATTACTTAAAAACTGAATTAAATAAACATATACCTGAAATTACAATAACTAATTTAGAAGGAACATATTTAGTATTTTTAGATTTAAGAAAAATTATTCCTATTGATAAAGTAAAAGAATTTATTCAAGATAAATGTAATTTAGCAATAGATTTTGGAGAATGGTTTGGAGCAAGTTTTAAAGGGTTTATTCGTATCAATTTAGCTACAGATCCTGAAATAGTTAAAAAAGCTGTTGAAAGCATAATTTTTGAGTATAAAAAATTAAAATAA
- the asrC gene encoding sulfite reductase subunit C, with product MIRDLNIRKVMKNAFRITKTKYKTALRVRVPGGLIDPECLMLVSEIASKYGDGQVHITTRQGFEILGIDMEDMPAVNEMAQPLIDKLNINQDEKGKGYSAAGTRNVSACIGNKVCPKAQYNTTAFAKRIEKVIFPNDLHVKVALTGCPNDCIKARMHDFGIIGTCLPEYEMDRCVTCGACVKKCKKVSVEALRIENNKIVRDENKCIGCGECVINCPMSAWTRSPKKYYKLMIMGRTGKQNPRLAEDWLRWVDEDSIVKIIENTYKYAKEFISKDAPNGKEHVGYIVDRTGFKVFREWALKDVNLPKETIEREPIYWSGPKYNY from the coding sequence ATGATTAGAGATTTGAATATTAGAAAAGTAATGAAAAATGCTTTTAGAATAACTAAAACTAAATATAAAACTGCACTTAGAGTAAGAGTTCCAGGAGGATTAATAGACCCTGAATGTCTTATGTTAGTTTCAGAAATAGCTTCAAAATATGGTGATGGGCAAGTTCATATAACAACAAGACAAGGTTTTGAAATTCTTGGAATAGATATGGAAGATATGCCAGCAGTAAATGAAATGGCTCAGCCTTTAATTGATAAATTAAATATAAATCAAGATGAAAAAGGAAAAGGTTATTCTGCTGCAGGAACAAGAAACGTTTCAGCTTGTATAGGAAATAAGGTTTGTCCTAAGGCTCAATATAACACAACTGCTTTTGCAAAAAGAATTGAAAAAGTAATATTTCCTAATGATTTACATGTTAAAGTAGCTTTAACAGGTTGTCCTAACGATTGTATAAAAGCAAGAATGCATGACTTTGGTATTATAGGAACTTGTCTACCTGAATATGAAATGGATAGATGTGTAACTTGTGGTGCTTGTGTAAAGAAATGTAAAAAAGTTTCAGTTGAAGCTTTAAGAATTGAAAATAATAAAATTGTTAGAGATGAAAATAAATGTATAGGTTGCGGAGAATGTGTTATAAACTGTCCTATGTCAGCTTGGACTAGAAGCCCTAAAAAATACTATAAACTTATGATTATGGGTAGAACAGGAAAACAAAATCCAAGACTTGCAGAAGATTGGTTAAGATGGGTAGATGAAGATAGCATAGTTAAAATCATAGAAAATACATATAAATATGCTAAAGAATTTATATCTAAAGATGCTCCAAATGGTAAGGAACATGTTGGATATATAGTTGATAGAACAGGTTTTAAAGTATTCAGAGAATGGGCTTTAAAAGATGTTAATCTACCTAAAGAAACTATAGAAAGAGAACCTATATATTGGTCTGGACCTAAATACAACTATTAA
- a CDS encoding MATE family efflux transporter, with protein sequence MDEEIKTVNPLGYQKISKLLRSLAIPAIIANLVNALYNVVDQIFIGQGIGYLGNAATNIAFPITTICLAIGLTLGIGGASNFNLELGKGNPEKSKHTAGTAASTLIIIGIILCISIRIFLEPLMISFGATDKILQYAMEYTGITSYGIPFLLFSIGVNPLVRADGNARYSMMAIITGAVLNTILDPLFMFVFHWGIAGAAWATVISQVVSASLLLIYFPRFKSVKFSLNDFIPQVHYLKRIISLGFASFIYQFSNMIVLVTTNNLLKFYGAKSIYGSDIPIAVFGIVMKINVIFIAIVLGLVQGAQPIFGFNYGAKNYHRVRETMRLLLKVTFCIASILFVIFQVFPKQIISLFGEGDELYFSFATRYMRIFLLFISLNSIQVSIATFFPSIGKAIKGAIVSLAKQILFLFPLLLILPRFFGLEGVIYATPVTDLLAFCVAIIFLIHEFKHMPKE encoded by the coding sequence ATGGACGAAGAAATTAAAACAGTTAATCCGCTTGGATATCAAAAGATATCTAAATTATTAAGGTCTTTAGCTATTCCAGCAATTATTGCTAATCTAGTCAATGCACTTTACAATGTTGTCGATCAGATATTTATTGGTCAAGGAATTGGATATCTAGGAAATGCTGCCACAAATATAGCTTTTCCTATTACAACTATTTGTTTAGCCATAGGTCTTACTCTTGGAATTGGAGGAGCTTCAAATTTTAATTTAGAGCTAGGAAAAGGAAATCCTGAGAAATCAAAACACACTGCTGGTACTGCAGCAAGTACTCTTATAATAATTGGTATTATACTTTGTATAAGTATCAGAATTTTTTTAGAGCCTTTAATGATTTCTTTTGGAGCTACAGATAAAATTTTACAATATGCTATGGAATATACAGGTATAACTTCTTATGGAATACCATTTTTACTTTTTTCAATCGGAGTAAATCCTTTAGTGAGAGCTGATGGAAATGCTAGATATTCTATGATGGCGATAATCACTGGGGCAGTATTAAATACAATTTTAGATCCATTGTTTATGTTTGTGTTTCATTGGGGTATAGCAGGTGCTGCTTGGGCTACTGTTATAAGTCAAGTTGTTTCTGCAAGTTTGTTACTAATCTATTTTCCAAGATTTAAATCAGTGAAATTTTCTTTAAATGATTTTATACCACAAGTCCACTATCTGAAAAGAATTATTTCTTTAGGTTTTGCCTCTTTTATCTATCAATTTTCTAATATGATAGTATTGGTTACAACTAATAATTTATTGAAATTTTATGGGGCTAAATCAATCTATGGAAGTGATATTCCAATAGCAGTATTTGGAATTGTTATGAAGATTAATGTTATTTTTATTGCCATAGTTTTAGGACTTGTTCAAGGTGCACAACCTATATTTGGATTTAACTATGGTGCTAAAAATTATCATAGAGTTAGAGAAACTATGAGATTACTTTTAAAAGTTACTTTTTGCATAGCAAGTATTTTATTTGTAATCTTCCAAGTTTTTCCAAAACAGATTATTTCTTTATTTGGTGAAGGAGATGAACTATATTTCTCTTTTGCTACAAGATATATGAGAATATTTTTATTATTTATATCTCTAAACTCTATACAAGTTTCTATTGCTACTTTCTTTCCTTCGATAGGAAAAGCTATAAAGGGAGCAATAGTATCTTTAGCAAAACAAATATTATTCTTATTCCCTTTATTACTTATTTTACCAAGATTTTTTGGACTAGAAGGAGTAATATATGCAACTCCTGTTACAGATTTACTTGCATTTTGTGTTGCAATTATTTTCTTAATACATGAATTTAAACATATGCCTAAAGAGTAA
- a CDS encoding ThiF family adenylyltransferase produces the protein MFLQRTELLIGSDNLEKLKNSNVIVFGLGGVGGAAVESLVRAGIGNLSIVDFDTVDKTNLNRQIITTQSTIGRAKVEVAKERILAINPEINLTVYHEKFLKENIDLFFKDKKYDYIVDAIDLVTAKLDLIEFATKSKTPIISCMGTGNKLDPSRFQVADIKKTSVCPLAKVIRKELKNRRINKLKVVYSDEVPRKPLNLDGGREKFKNVGSISFVPPVAGMLLASAVIKDICEL, from the coding sequence ATGTTTTTACAAAGAACAGAACTGTTAATTGGTTCAGATAATTTAGAGAAACTTAAAAACTCTAATGTAATTGTTTTTGGACTTGGAGGAGTTGGAGGAGCTGCTGTTGAGTCATTAGTTAGAGCAGGTATTGGTAATTTATCTATAGTTGATTTCGATACAGTGGATAAAACTAATTTAAATAGACAAATTATTACAACTCAATCTACTATAGGTAGAGCTAAGGTTGAAGTTGCTAAAGAAAGAATTTTAGCAATTAATCCTGAAATAAATTTAACTGTATATCATGAAAAATTTTTAAAAGAAAATATAGACTTATTTTTTAAAGATAAAAAATATGATTATATAGTTGATGCTATTGATTTAGTAACAGCTAAATTAGATTTAATAGAATTTGCTACTAAGTCTAAGACTCCTATAATATCTTGTATGGGAACTGGTAATAAATTAGATCCTTCAAGATTTCAAGTAGCTGATATAAAAAAAACTTCTGTTTGCCCTCTTGCAAAAGTTATAAGAAAAGAGTTAAAAAATAGAAGAATTAATAAACTAAAGGTTGTGTATTCAGATGAAGTCCCAAGAAAACCACTTAATTTAGATGGTGGAAGAGAAAAATTTAAAAATGTTGGAAGTATTTCATTTGTACCACCTGTTGCAGGTATGTTATTAGCAAGTGCAGTAATAAAAGATATATGTGAACTATAA